From a single Microbacterium murale genomic region:
- a CDS encoding ABC transporter permease, producing the protein MPRYVVRKLAQALITVFVVLTIGFFLGRLSGKPGALILPEGATEAEINAFNANLGFDRPLLMQYGDFLAGVFRGTVGDSYRQNVPALDLLIDRVPATFQLAITSFVIGLGAALLVALLIFITRWNWLRLSLLWIGSLRQAVPDFLFGVLLAFVFSVLLRMLPSLGNQGPQSLILPVACLATAQFALYLRLIGSALGEQQGLDYVRASYARGQAHSAVVIRQMTPNALVPVLTIAGLNLGGLLGGTVIVESVFAWPGMGQVLLQAVNGRDFPVVLGGLAVVAVFFVAVNLVVDLITASIDPRVRLS; encoded by the coding sequence ATGCCGAGATATGTCGTTCGGAAGCTGGCTCAAGCGCTGATCACCGTGTTCGTCGTGCTGACCATCGGCTTCTTCCTTGGCCGGCTCAGCGGAAAGCCGGGCGCGCTCATCCTTCCCGAAGGTGCAACCGAAGCCGAGATCAACGCGTTCAACGCGAACCTGGGATTCGATCGTCCGCTCCTCATGCAGTACGGAGACTTCCTCGCCGGAGTCTTCCGCGGTACGGTCGGCGACTCATACCGACAGAACGTTCCCGCACTGGACCTGCTGATCGACCGCGTCCCCGCGACTTTTCAGCTTGCGATCACATCGTTCGTGATCGGGCTCGGGGCTGCGCTCTTGGTTGCTCTCCTGATCTTCATCACCCGCTGGAACTGGTTGAGGCTGAGCCTTCTGTGGATCGGGTCGCTGCGGCAAGCGGTCCCGGACTTCCTCTTCGGGGTCCTCCTCGCCTTCGTGTTCTCGGTGCTGTTGAGGATGCTCCCGTCTCTCGGCAACCAGGGTCCGCAGAGCCTGATCCTGCCCGTCGCGTGCCTTGCGACAGCGCAGTTCGCGCTCTACCTCCGGCTCATCGGTTCGGCGCTGGGAGAACAGCAGGGACTCGACTACGTCCGCGCCAGTTACGCCAGAGGCCAGGCCCATTCGGCAGTCGTCATCCGCCAGATGACTCCGAACGCGCTCGTGCCCGTCCTGACCATCGCCGGTCTCAACCTCGGCGGGTTGCTCGGCGGAACCGTCATCGTCGAATCCGTGTTCGCCTGGCCTGGCATGGGGCAGGTCCTCCTGCAAGCCGTGAACGGTCGTGACTTCCCAGTCGTTCTCGGCGGTCTCGCCGTCGTCGCCGTGTTCTTCGTCGCTGTGAACCTCGTCGTCGATCTCATCACCGCATCCATCGACCCGAGAGTGAGGCTGTCATGA
- a CDS encoding FBP domain-containing protein, producing the protein MRPIDERAIRASFINASRKEVSSVSLPQGFTEIDFDRIDYLGWSDAKFPRRAYVVTEVDDTLVGVLLQRAEQRVLMRAQCSWCEDVTLRNDVQLYSARKAGAAGRKGDTIGTLVCAEFGCSHNVRRLPPLAYEGFDRETARELRILRLQENVAGFLRAVAG; encoded by the coding sequence ATGCGTCCCATCGACGAGCGCGCCATCCGCGCCTCCTTCATCAACGCCTCTCGCAAAGAGGTCTCCTCCGTGTCTCTCCCGCAGGGCTTCACCGAGATCGACTTCGACCGGATCGACTACCTCGGCTGGTCCGACGCCAAGTTCCCCCGGCGCGCGTACGTCGTCACCGAGGTCGACGACACACTCGTCGGGGTGCTCCTGCAGCGTGCCGAGCAGCGCGTGCTCATGCGCGCGCAGTGCTCGTGGTGCGAGGATGTCACCCTGCGCAACGACGTGCAGCTGTATTCGGCACGCAAAGCAGGCGCCGCCGGACGCAAGGGCGACACGATCGGCACACTGGTCTGCGCGGAGTTCGGCTGCTCGCACAATGTGCGCCGGCTGCCGCCGCTCGCCTACGAGGGGTTCGATCGGGAGACGGCGCGCGAACTGCGCATCCTGAGGCTGCAGGAGAACGTGGCCGGTTTCCTCAGGGCGGTCGCCGGCTGA
- a CDS encoding histidinol-phosphate transaminase, protein MATTGARLMRPWSDAPPIAVRARIAARSAYQQGAQAGRDAFKLSSNENPFGPLPGVVDAAHRTVSFNRYPDASAPRLRARIAERFGVAGDAVHVAAGSTSLLLQFALALCEPGDEILFAWRSFDGYPWMADISGAVPVAVPLDADERHDLHAMADAVTERTRIIVVCSPNNPSGTAVTQTAFDAFLARVPPGVLVLLDEAYIEFVTDAGVVDGRRVIASGHENVVVLRTFSKAYGLAGLRVGYAVGHPRVLEAARIAGIPLSVTAQGEEAALASLDAEQSLLERVKVIAERRDRLAQMLRESGWTIPRSQANFVWLPTGPGTARARAEFADAGLIVRAYGEDGIRITVGEEESLEPVVRVAASLAAIVERV, encoded by the coding sequence ATGGCGACGACTGGAGCGCGCCTGATGCGGCCCTGGTCGGATGCGCCGCCGATCGCGGTGCGCGCCCGGATCGCCGCACGGTCCGCGTACCAGCAGGGTGCCCAGGCGGGACGGGATGCGTTCAAGCTCTCCAGCAACGAGAATCCGTTCGGCCCGTTGCCCGGCGTCGTGGATGCCGCGCACCGGACCGTCTCCTTCAACCGCTACCCGGACGCATCGGCGCCGCGGTTGCGCGCGCGGATCGCCGAGCGCTTCGGCGTCGCCGGAGATGCCGTGCATGTCGCCGCAGGCTCCACTTCGCTGCTGCTGCAGTTCGCGCTGGCGCTGTGCGAACCGGGCGACGAGATACTCTTCGCCTGGCGCTCATTCGACGGATATCCCTGGATGGCTGACATCTCCGGGGCTGTGCCGGTCGCGGTGCCCTTGGACGCGGATGAGCGTCACGACCTCCACGCCATGGCAGACGCCGTCACGGAGCGCACGCGGATCATCGTCGTCTGCAGCCCCAACAACCCGTCGGGGACGGCTGTGACGCAGACTGCGTTCGATGCGTTCCTCGCGAGGGTGCCGCCGGGCGTGCTCGTGCTGCTCGACGAGGCCTATATCGAGTTCGTGACGGATGCCGGCGTCGTCGATGGACGGCGCGTCATTGCCTCCGGTCACGAGAACGTGGTCGTGCTGCGCACGTTCTCCAAGGCGTACGGACTGGCGGGGCTGCGCGTGGGCTACGCGGTGGGGCATCCTCGCGTGCTCGAGGCTGCGCGCATCGCGGGCATCCCGCTCTCCGTAACCGCGCAGGGCGAGGAGGCGGCGCTGGCCAGTCTCGACGCCGAGCAGTCCCTGCTCGAGCGGGTGAAGGTGATCGCCGAGCGGCGCGATCGGCTCGCGCAGATGCTCCGTGAGTCGGGCTGGACGATTCCCCGATCGCAGGCGAACTTCGTGTGGCTGCCCACCGGCCCCGGCACGGCACGAGCGCGTGCGGAATTCGCGGACGCGGGCCTCATCGTCCGCGCGTACGGTGAGGATGGCATCCGCATCACGGTCGGCGAGGAGGAGTCCCTCGAGCCCGTCGTCCGGGTCGCGGCTTCCCTCGCCGCCATCGTCGAGCGGGTGTAA
- a CDS encoding FadR/GntR family transcriptional regulator has product MKLFIERIDKHRTYSGNADLGAHHKVNGFPKCKLRRSNMFLEVVDGPPASPRRKHWTYSDCNGYRSGKRSQGARMPAETDLEVARIRPAYDQVASQLKLLILNGSLAPGERLPAESSLAAAFGVSRNTVREALRMLSSAGLVRTERGVTGGTFVAQIELDDVSEFLESRLGLLVGSDSISPAELTEARIMLEVPCARQAALRRSEEDLDELQTLVDAERDDRTGWSRGEHSHEFHLRLLRATGNTVLELMLAPVLSISRPNMLQPKPGTWDAANDDHARILDAVRRRDAEEAARLTLEHLHRVREINDPNYLGDLNP; this is encoded by the coding sequence ATGAAGCTCTTCATCGAGCGGATTGATAAACATCGGACATATTCGGGTAATGCCGATCTTGGGGCACATCACAAGGTGAATGGGTTTCCGAAATGTAAACTTCGGCGCTCAAATATGTTTCTTGAGGTCGTCGATGGGCCTCCAGCAAGTCCTCGCAGAAAACATTGGACATATTCGGATTGCAACGGTTATCGTTCAGGAAAACGATCACAAGGAGCACGGATGCCAGCCGAGACAGACCTGGAGGTAGCCCGCATCCGGCCTGCCTATGATCAGGTCGCCAGCCAGCTGAAGCTACTGATCCTGAACGGATCGCTCGCTCCCGGCGAGCGCTTGCCCGCGGAATCGTCGCTTGCAGCGGCATTCGGAGTTTCGCGAAACACCGTTCGTGAAGCACTGCGGATGCTGAGCTCGGCAGGTCTCGTTCGGACCGAGCGCGGGGTCACCGGAGGAACGTTCGTCGCGCAGATCGAACTGGACGACGTCAGTGAGTTTCTCGAATCCCGGCTCGGGCTTCTTGTCGGAAGCGACAGCATCTCCCCCGCGGAACTCACCGAAGCACGCATCATGCTCGAAGTGCCGTGTGCGAGACAAGCCGCTCTCCGGCGCTCCGAAGAAGACCTCGACGAGTTGCAGACGCTCGTCGACGCCGAGCGGGACGACCGCACCGGCTGGAGCCGAGGCGAGCACAGCCATGAGTTCCACCTGCGCCTGCTCCGCGCGACAGGCAACACCGTCCTCGAGTTGATGCTGGCTCCGGTCTTGTCGATCTCTCGCCCGAACATGCTGCAACCGAAACCCGGTACCTGGGATGCTGCGAACGACGATCATGCCCGCATCCTCGATGCGGTCAGGCGTCGCGATGCTGAAGAGGCTGCGCGTCTCACTCTCGAGCATCTGCATCGCGTGCGAGAGATCAACGATCCGAACTACCTGGGCGACCTGAACCCCTGA
- a CDS encoding M20 metallopeptidase family protein → MTRFEADAAALQDNLVAVRRELHQVVELGLDLPRTQEVLLRELAGLGLEITTGTALTSVTAVLRGGRAGPVVLLRADMDGLPVHEATGLEFASTSGRMHACGHDLHMAGLLGAVRLLVARREELPGTVVFMFQPGEEGQAGGRIMLEERVLDAAGERPVAAYAIHVECTLERGQLVTRQGSMMASASALRMTLRGTGGHAAFPQNGIDPVPVAAQLILAVQTFAARRLPATDQAVISITRLSSDSAASNVLAAEVQLEANIRTLSKPTLETVREQLPLMLEGIAVANGCTLESEFIASYPVTYNDPAETAFVLDVLDELVGSERVTRLETPSMASEDFAYVLDEVPGTLVFLGAAPDAGSGPLHSERAVFDDSVLGEQASVLAELAWRRLERA, encoded by the coding sequence ATGACGCGATTCGAGGCGGATGCCGCAGCACTACAGGACAACCTGGTCGCGGTCAGACGCGAGCTGCATCAGGTGGTCGAGCTTGGACTCGACCTGCCGCGCACGCAAGAGGTGCTCCTGCGTGAACTCGCCGGGCTCGGGCTGGAGATCACGACCGGCACTGCTCTCACCTCGGTGACCGCGGTGCTCCGCGGCGGCAGGGCCGGACCGGTCGTGCTGCTGCGCGCCGACATGGACGGCCTTCCCGTCCACGAAGCCACCGGGCTGGAGTTCGCCTCGACCTCCGGGCGCATGCACGCGTGCGGACACGATCTGCACATGGCCGGCCTCCTCGGCGCGGTCCGCCTGCTCGTCGCGCGCCGCGAAGAGCTCCCCGGTACCGTCGTCTTCATGTTCCAACCAGGGGAGGAGGGGCAGGCCGGCGGCCGGATCATGCTCGAGGAGCGTGTGCTGGATGCCGCGGGTGAGCGCCCGGTCGCGGCCTACGCGATCCACGTCGAATGCACACTCGAGCGCGGGCAGCTCGTCACCCGACAAGGCTCGATGATGGCCAGCGCGTCCGCGCTGCGCATGACGCTGCGCGGAACCGGCGGGCACGCCGCGTTCCCGCAGAACGGCATCGATCCCGTCCCTGTCGCCGCCCAGCTCATCCTCGCCGTCCAGACCTTCGCTGCTCGTCGCCTTCCCGCCACCGATCAGGCGGTGATCTCGATCACCCGATTGAGCAGCGACTCGGCCGCGAGCAATGTGCTGGCGGCCGAGGTGCAGTTGGAGGCGAACATCAGAACCCTCTCGAAGCCGACGCTGGAAACGGTCCGCGAGCAGCTCCCGCTCATGCTCGAGGGCATCGCCGTCGCGAACGGCTGCACCCTGGAGAGCGAGTTCATCGCCTCGTACCCGGTGACGTACAACGATCCAGCCGAGACGGCCTTCGTGCTCGACGTGCTCGATGAACTGGTCGGCTCAGAGCGCGTCACCCGCCTCGAGACGCCGTCGATGGCCTCGGAGGATTTCGCGTACGTGCTCGACGAGGTGCCGGGAACTCTGGTGTTCCTCGGCGCTGCACCCGACGCCGGCTCCGGGCCCCTGCACTCCGAACGCGCGGTGTTCGACGACTCGGTGCTCGGAGAGCAGGCATCCGTGCTCGCCGAACTCGCATGGCGACGACTGGAGCGCGCCTGA
- a CDS encoding ABC transporter ATP-binding protein codes for MNALEIENLSVRYGRTTVVDRVSLTVPKGRTVGLVGESGSGKSTIAAAAVGLVRPEAGTIRVDGDLAVGGGALARRARRRMQLVFQDPFSALDPLMPVGDSIAEALRATGRRWSRAERVARVRELLTQVHLDPDRAADRPGAFSGGQRQRITIARALAGEPSVLLADEVTSALDVSVQGAILNLLRELQEELGISMLFISHNLAVVRYISDEVYVMRHGRLVESGPTEALLAEPDDPYTRDLLDAVPVLGERMQFAAGPGGFAQRDQSSI; via the coding sequence ATGAACGCGCTCGAGATCGAGAACCTCAGCGTCCGCTACGGCCGCACGACGGTGGTCGACCGGGTGAGCCTGACCGTGCCGAAGGGCCGAACGGTCGGCCTGGTCGGCGAGTCCGGCTCCGGCAAGAGCACGATCGCTGCTGCTGCCGTAGGCCTGGTGCGACCTGAAGCCGGAACGATCCGGGTCGATGGTGATCTCGCCGTCGGTGGCGGGGCACTCGCGCGGCGCGCCCGGCGGCGTATGCAGCTCGTTTTCCAGGACCCGTTCTCGGCCCTGGATCCGCTCATGCCGGTCGGTGACTCGATCGCCGAGGCGCTGCGGGCCACGGGGCGCCGTTGGAGTCGGGCTGAGCGTGTCGCCCGCGTGCGCGAACTCCTCACGCAGGTCCACCTCGACCCCGACCGGGCCGCAGATCGGCCGGGCGCCTTCTCGGGAGGCCAGCGTCAACGGATCACGATCGCCCGTGCGCTCGCCGGAGAGCCATCTGTGCTGCTCGCCGACGAGGTGACGAGTGCATTGGACGTCTCGGTGCAGGGGGCGATCCTGAATCTGCTGCGAGAGCTCCAGGAGGAACTCGGAATCTCGATGCTGTTCATCTCGCACAACCTCGCGGTGGTCCGATACATCAGCGACGAGGTCTACGTCATGAGGCACGGCCGACTCGTGGAATCGGGGCCGACAGAGGCGCTCTTGGCAGAACCGGACGACCCGTACACGCGGGACCTCCTGGACGCGGTCCCCGTGCTGGGCGAGCGGATGCAGTTCGCCGCCGGTCCTGGGGGATTCGCACAGCGGGATCAGTCATCCATATGA
- a CDS encoding nucleoside deaminase has protein sequence MTEITTSAVTITPELARKWMNIALAEADAGAAEGGQPIGSVLIGADGEVLGLGRNRFAQRGDVSAHAETEAFSDAPYQESYEGTTMVTTAEPCWYCSGLIRQFGISRVVIGAGTGTGGAAWLEELGREVHRINDPRSLEFLEGLRAGWKK, from the coding sequence ATGACCGAAATCACAACCTCCGCTGTCACGATCACGCCGGAACTCGCTCGAAAGTGGATGAATATCGCCCTGGCCGAGGCAGACGCTGGTGCCGCGGAGGGCGGGCAGCCGATCGGATCGGTGCTTATCGGAGCCGACGGCGAAGTCCTTGGTCTCGGCCGCAACCGCTTCGCGCAGCGCGGCGATGTTTCGGCACATGCAGAGACCGAGGCTTTCTCCGATGCACCGTATCAAGAGTCCTACGAGGGAACGACGATGGTCACCACCGCGGAGCCGTGCTGGTACTGCTCGGGCCTCATCCGACAGTTCGGCATCTCTCGCGTCGTGATCGGCGCCGGCACCGGAACCGGTGGTGCCGCCTGGCTCGAGGAGCTCGGCCGCGAAGTGCACCGCATCAACGACCCCCGTTCGCTGGAGTTCCTCGAAGGACTGCGGGCCGGCTGGAAGAAGTAG